One genomic region from Zalophus californianus isolate mZalCal1 chromosome 14, mZalCal1.pri.v2, whole genome shotgun sequence encodes:
- the CFAP73 gene encoding cilia- and flagella-associated protein 73 has translation MAVPWEEYFRLALQEKMPEKIPEQNVDPLPPVLRLLEKRRELVDADRALQAQKEVCQTMMAARKQRWEQLEQKERELKGSFARFDKFLQDTEARRGRALRRAAEERLQASRREAEALRLRAQLEELRRERARLQRRLERLEPCARLLGQVLEQLPEFQEVPELVARFDGLADMQAALRLAERRRRAELEEARARLQRLRDAGQDELLAQGQRRAQLLERLEAARERTLRWESKWIQIQNTAAEKTLLLGRTRMAALNLFQLVRQHKRQPPALAVEDTEGQLEQVKLFILDLSAMLANLRQAEPTPASQP, from the exons ATGGCCGTGCCCTGGGAGGAATATTTCCGACTGGCCTTGCAAGAGAAAATGCCCGA GAAGATCCCAGAGCAAAACGTGGACCCCCTCCCACCGGTGCTGCGTCTCCTGGAGAAGAGGCGGGAGCTGGTGGATGCAGACCGGGCCCTGCAGGCCCAGAAGGAG GTGTGCCAGACCATGATGGCAGCCCGGAAACAGCGCTGGGAACAGTTGGAACAGAAGGAGCGGGAGCTAAAGGGGTCTTTTGCGCGCTTTGACAAGTTCTTGCAG GACACCGAGGCCCGGCGCGGCCGCGCGCTGCGGAGGGCGGCCGAGGAGCGGCTGCAGGCGAGCCGCCGGGAGGCAGAGGCGCTCCGGCTTCGGGCCCAGCTGGAGGAGCTGCGGCGGGAGCGCGCGCGGCTGCAGCGCCGGCTGGAGCGCCTGGAGCCCTGCGCGCGCCTGCTGGGCCAAGTGCTGGAGCAGCTGCCCGAG TTCCAGGAGGTCCCCGAGCTGGTGGCGCGCTTCGACGGCCTGGCCGATATGCAGGCGGCGCTGCGGCTCGCGGAGCGCCGGCGGCGGGCCGAGCTGGAGGAGGCGCGCGCGCGGCTGCAGCGGCTGCGGGACGCCGGGCAGGACGAGCTGCTGGCGCAGGGCCAGCGGCGAGCTCAGCTGCTGGAGCGCCTGGAGGCTGCGAGGGAGCGCACGCTGCGCTGG GAATCCAAGTGGATTCAGATCCAGAACACCGCGGCTGAGAAGACCCTTCTCCTGGGCCGCACCAGAATGGCGGCGCTCAACCTGTTCCAGCTAGTGCGTCAGCACAAGAGGCAGCCCCCTGCCCTGGCCGTCGAGGACACCGAAGGGCAGCTGGAGCAG GTGAAGCTGTTCATCCTGGACCTCTCCGCCATGCTGGCCAATCTTCGTCAGGCCGAGCCCACACCTGCCTCCCAGCCCTGA